A stretch of the Lolium perenne isolate Kyuss_39 chromosome 3, Kyuss_2.0, whole genome shotgun sequence genome encodes the following:
- the LOC127345844 gene encoding ABC transporter G family member 25-like: MVFFAQDDVLHPHLTVRERLAFCGMLRLAVADALIADTIVGNAFVRGVSSGEREHVNIAHELLVKPSLLVLDEPTSDSTAASRLVPTLSALSRKERTVLLSVHQPPSSRVYQTFDSVLLLAEGSQLAAVVSSD; encoded by the coding sequence ATGGTATTCTTCGCCCAGGACGACGTGCTCCACCCACACCTCACCGTCCGAGAGAGGCTCGCGTTCTGCGGCATGCTGAGGCTCGCGGTCGCCGATGCCTTGATCGCTGACACCATCGTGGGCAACGCGTTCGTGCGCGGCGTGTCTAGCGGCGAGCGGGAGCACGTGAACATCGCGCACGAGCTGCTGGTGAAGCCAAGCTTACTGGTCCTCGACGAACCCACCTCCGACTCCACAGCCGCATCCCGCCTCGTCCCCACGCTCTCGGCGCTGTCACGCAAGGAACGGACGGTGTTGCTGTCCGTGCACCAGCCGCCGTCCAGCCGTGTGTACCAGACGTTCGACTCCGTGCTGCTGCTCGCCGAGGGGAGCCAGCTCGCCGCCGTCGTGAGCTCCGATTGA